The genomic interval CGAGCATGCTCTCGTGCTGGCGCGAGCTCCGGAGATACGTCCGACAGACTTGCCGTTCAACGTCCGAAAGGGAAGCAACTCGGCGGGGCGCGATCACGAGTACCCGGACTCCCTCGAGGAGGCGCAGCGCATCTTCCGGCGCGCTCACATTCGCGCCATGCTGGAACGGTTCAAAGGCAACCGCACGCGCGCCGCTGAGGCGCTGGACATCCAACGGACCTACCTATCGAGGCTCATCCGCGACCTCGAAATCGACAACGACGACGTCGACTGACTCAGGAACCCCATGACACCGAAGACCGTGACGGTAGCCCACTCGCCGGATTCCGACGACGCGTTCATGTTCTACGCCCTCGCGACCGACCGGCTCGATACGGGCGGGCTCGAGTTCCAGCACATCCTGAGCGATATCGAAACGCTGAACCAGCGAGCCCACGACGAGAGGTACGACGTCAGCGCCGTCTCGATTCACGCCTTCGCCTACCTGGCGGACAAGTACGCCCTGCTCGCCAGCGGCGCAAGCATGGGCGACCGGTACGGGCCCAAGGTGGTCGCCAAGGAAGCGTTCCGCCTGTCCGAGCTTCGGAACCGTCTCATCGCCATTCCCGGCGAGCGAACGAGCGCCTATCTCGCGCTCCGCATGGTCGAGCCGTCGATGCGGACGACCGTGGTACCCTTCGACCAGATCATCGATCACGTGCTCGACGGCAAGGCGG from Candidatus Poribacteria bacterium carries:
- a CDS encoding ABC transporter substrate-binding protein, with translation MTPKTVTVAHSPDSDDAFMFYALATDRLDTGGLEFQHILSDIETLNQRAHDERYDVSAVSIHAFAYLADKYALLASGASMGDRYGPKVVAKEAFRLSELRNRLIAIPGERTSAYLALRMVEPSMRTTVVPFDQIIDHVLDGKADAGLIIHEGQLTYADAGLTQIIDLGEWWYQETGLPLPLGGNVIRRAMGPDRIRQVARLLRESIQYALDHREEALAHAMRYARDLDTSRADRFVGMYVNELTVDYGERGRRAVRTFLDRAHALGLIPHAVPVEFVDA